Sequence from the Polypterus senegalus isolate Bchr_013 chromosome 3, ASM1683550v1, whole genome shotgun sequence genome:
CCGTCGTGCCAGCCGTTCTCTCCCATTACTGGGGGGTGCAAGTGAGTGCCACCTCCGTAGATCTGAGGACCAAAATAGATTCTCAGATTTCCTTGAAAAACTGGAGGCACGCCTAATTAACGTCGGATCTGCTCCATCCACTTCAGCTTTGATTAGAGCTTTGAGTGCGCGTCAAGCGAGCGCCATGTGAGCCGAGCGCTCAGCCGCCGCCTCCGGGGATCAGAGAGGAAAAGAGATATGAAGAACTTTACACTTCGCTTGTATAGCGTCTTTACTCTGTTCAAAGAGAAatcctattaataataataatgatacatttcatttatagagcgcctttcccatactcaaataataataatatatttgattTATATATCGCCATCCCCATGCGCATGCTCAAAGaggagtaataataatgataatgactgATTTTATTCATATTGGCCTTTACCCTCATGCTgagtaaatattaataataatgcattttattcataCAGCGCCTTTCGCATACTCAAAGAATAacactaataaaaatatatttgatttatatGTCGCCTTCTGGGGCGGCAccgtggcgcagtggatagcgctgctgcctcgcagttaggagaccttggttcgcttctcgggtcctccctgcgtggagtttcctcccacagcccaaaaacatgcaggtcaggtgcattgtcGATCCTAaagtgtccttggtgtgtgccctgcggtggggattgtttcctgccttgcgccctgtgttggctgggattggctccagcagacccccgtgccacagtagttatgatatagtgggatggatatcGCCTTCCCCATGCGCATGTTCAAAGAGGAATAATAATGACTGATTTTATTCATAGGGCTTTTACCTTCATACTCagtgaatattaataataatgcattttattcatatagcgcgTTTCCCAtactcaaataataataatatatttgattTATATATCGCCTTCCCCTGCTCAAagagaagtaataataataataatgactgaTTTTATTCATAGGACTTTACTTTCATACTCagtgaatattaataataatacattttatttatatagcgcccttcccATACTCAACTAATCAAAGGATTCGGAAACCAACGCCCTGCGTTATGTGGGATTTGGGGTGCGCAGCAGGTGGCAGCCCAATGAGACCCTGGCGTTCAGCCCGTAACGGCCATGCCAGGACTGGGGTGCTGTACGAACACCCTGGAACAGCGCGCAGCGCGTAAAGGCGTCGTGGCAAAAGGTGGCAATAGGCTGGAAGGGCCAGCACCTCCTGTGTGCGCTCGAAATACCAAGTAACCCTTCCAAACATCCACGCGCACTTCGCTATAATTTACGTTTATGGGCtcgataaacatatatatatatttcccacCAGCCCCACCCAGAAAAGTAATGCTCGGAAGCGACGCCCAGGGTCCCAGAAATGCTAGAGCGCGTCCATGTGTATATGCGTGTGCTCGTGTACATGCGCGCCCCCGCTTCTTGACCATTGCCGAGTAGGGACTCGGGAACGAGAGGGACACAAAGCTAACCATTTATGGAACAAGAAGGGGGCTTCTCTGTTTCCTCTAAAGCAGGGGCGTTTGAAGGGTCTGCATATATATGAAGATCTAGCACCCCCTGGAATTTAACTTACTCGGATCTAAAATTAAAGAGCGGTGGTCGTCAATGAAATTTCGCGATCGTCTTACCAACGTATAAATCGCAGAACAGCGTCATATCAACGGTGGGATTGAGCGCAAAACGATCAGGGGCTTAAGCCTCtaaacatgccacccaaaattaGGCCACTATTGTAAAACACTCGCAGCAGACCCAGGTGTGTTTCACCAGGTGACATTTTGAGGGCACAGTGGACTGACTGGttttaagaactttttttttactattttaatcaAAGACCTTCTTTTCATTTGTAACGCACACCACCGCCCAAAGCCCAGCGAGACACCCATTAATGACTGGCGCTGCGGTAACCCATAAAGTTTTGGGTTCAAGCCCCACTACGAATATTGCGTGGCCAGTAGTGTTGGTGGGCTTTAGAGGCTCATGTCTCTGATTTATTGCCCCCCCTCCAATATATATTGTTAATTCCAAGCCCCCTTCCATGCGCTACATGCCCACTATATCAACTGGCTCAAAGAAGAATATTCCTagcagtaatacattttattgatatagcgcctttcccaagcTCAAAGGGCTCTGAAATAAGCAGACGGCCCACCCACTTTTTCTTTATACCTAGACGCTCATAAAGGGGGCTCAGGACCCTaatcaagtcacttcacctacctggggtccaattggaaaaacaaaagaaaatgcaacTGTTGTATCTCAAATGCTCAGCACTTCTGCACTacacaaggcgctatatatttTTTCCCCTCTCAAATGGAAATCTTAACTGGTAATAATGCATTGTAGACGTGTGGGCCCATCACTGTATAAAGGGGGCCTCTGAAGTACTGGGTGGGGGGCATGGTGAGCTGTACATACAGCGTGTCCATCCGGCGCCTTTCATCTTCACCTGTCAAGCGTATTCGGGCGTGTGGCGTTTGCGACACACACAAGCAAATCCTGAtaatcaaaaagaagaaaatgaatccTAAATCTAATTTAAGAATCCAGCTGCTTTAGATATCATCTGTCGGCGGCAGAATAAAAGTACGAAtcgataaaaagaaaatgaatgacgGCGCGTGTGTAATAACGTGGAGCCGCAGGTAAACGGCGCCTTCTGCTCCCGCGTGGCTTCCAGCTGCCTGACGAAGGTTGTGTCAGGATTCGCAACTCGTCAACGTAACGCTGGCCGTGTGTGGGCCCGCGATTCGCCGGCCTCGCGGTGGTCTCCGCGGTCAGAGATCGCGACCGGCCCCTCGCCCAAGTTTTTTTGACAGACAAGCCCTTGACGGACGGCGCCGGATGGGGGTGGGGGTTTGCTTCGGGAGGCCCCGCCCTCGGCTGCGCCTCTTATTGGAGGAGAGGAGCACCCAGCTGTCAGTCAAGGCAGCAGCCCTACAAATAGGGCCAAGGGTGCGGGGGAACGGAgagaagaagggggctgaacagAGAACCAGCCACGCCACGCTGCGCTGCCAGCCGCTTTTATTGGAAGGCAGAATCCCCGGAGCCGAGCGGATCCCCGCACTCACAGGTGAGGGGCTTCAACCAGCAGACAAGCTTTGGGGCTACAGCGCTCCCATGCCTGGCAGGTAACCTTGGTATAGGTGAGCATCTGTGGGTGGCACTACGCAATGCCGGGGCGAGGGGTGGCGATCTCGTAGTGTAGTTTCTCATTGAGCTGCAAGAGTTAATTCGGATGTAGCGCATGAACAGGAGACGATAAAGCGGGGCTTGACGACCCTGCACAAACGGGGTACACTGGAAATACACTAGTAAAGGGAAAAGAGGGGACTTTTAGTAGGTAAGCGCCTTCTGGCATCATGTAGGGCGCTGGATTTAAAACGGTTCAAATGAGTGACCAGGGCACCGGGCACCTGAGCAAAAGAGCGGTGCTCAGCGCGCAAGTCTCCATCTCCAGCACCTGTTGAGCTTCGCGGTGAGCTGCAAAGGAAGACCTCGCGGTGCCCCCTGAGTCAGCCGCTTCTGCTCtgctaaaaagacaaataaaacaatgaaacacacacacaatctggGATTCATACAGACAAGGACACAAAACTACACATCACCTGCACGCGCACACATATGAGCACCTGCCAGCGCGCGAGCGTCTCGACACGGGCGCGCACGCGCGTTCACAAAGCCACCTGGAGACGAAGCACTCGGAGGTGAAATGCCGTTTAAGAGAGCAGCTTAAGGAAACGCTCGCTTGGTGCCTTGGGGAAATGCGTGGGGTGGGGTCCACAAATCAGCTCTAGAGCGCCCCCAGAACAGAATGACTATAAATAAACTCCTGCTTTCTAATCATCCTATGAACGCGTATTATCACTGTCGTACCTTTAGTAGGGGGGTAGGGCGCTGCCCCCGCTATGCCCTCTCTTAGGCAGGCGGTGTGTAAGGCGTTGGACCCTCagcctgtgtgaccctgagcaagtcatttcattcGTCTGCGTTCCATTTTTAGAAGCTAAAGAAAATGAATCAATAGGCGGTGTAAGGCGTCAGATTGTtaggaaaatatggaaaatgtGCGCGGCAGAtccacagctttttttttttctatcccccCACAGTTGTGCCAAAGACGAGCGCCATGAGGGGCTGTACGGTCCTGGCGGTCCTGTCCTTTCTGATGCTGGTCAGGTCGTGTCACTCCAATTGTGAAGAAGTACAGGAGACCCCGAACAACGACATGCAGGTAAGAAGAGGGCGCGATATGGTGACTGCCCCGCCGTGTGTGTCGTGTCAGCGTCTTGtctcaaaatttaaataataaaatgaaacaaaataaaaccgaCATTCCGGTTAAAATCGCACCAAATTCGCATTTTGATCCTCTTCTCGTGGAGTTCTCAAAGGTTGGGTTTCTTTCCCAAATAAGTGACAGGCGAGACGAACTTGAAGCGGATTGTCACCCGGCCAGCACCGGTGCGTTTTTCATTCGCTTGTCTTTAATTAAAGCAAAATGGCGAGTTTAAAGATGACAAATCGAACTTGAGTTTGGACGATGGGTGGTCTTCACCGAACCGCTATGTTTAAATCCAGTTAGAGAAATGGCGCCGTCTCTTAGAAATGCATGGCAGCACATCCACAACTACAATGGCTAATGTCTAAGGACATAAAGCGGCGCCTCGATACGCAGCTGCAGCTCCACACCGATTCACCCAACCAGAGACTTCACCGTTTAggtgtgtgaaaggcgctatattgtatCTATACAATTCAGCtcggtttatatagcgcctttcactgagcGCCGCCTCACGCACGTTTATTAAGGGTGAGTTAAGGAGCCccgaggctgtgggttcaaatctcattacAAGTGGGACCCTGAGCAAGTCGTTTTACCTGCCTGCGCTCGTCGTCTTGGATGAAAccaaataataagaagaagtaaTAATACTAATGAATCTTACAAGGTGACCAACGTGCGCCCACACAAAAGACGACATGCGCATTCACTGTCTTAGAAAGCCCCTCACAGCAGAGCCACGAAGCGACACGGGCGGCCATTATTTGAGtggtgccatttatgaaagttaaagggCGCGGGGGGACACCGAGGTGGACCCCTCAATCTTCCTGGTCTCCTAAACTCTGATGATACTGAATGGGCACCAATACGCGCTGGGAGCCGTTTATGAAAAGTAAAAGTGCGCATGCTCCGTACACCTAGGTGCGCGCGCTCCGTAAAGTCCGCGCTATGTGCACCAAGGGGCGCGCGTGCTCCGGACACCGAGGGGGACCCAATAGCTCGTCGAAGTCTAATAATACCGATGGCTCGGATATCGAGGGGCGACGTGTATCCATCCCGCCTAGTGGCTCGCAGTGGGTTTGACTGTGCCTCACAGTGCCAGCCCGCTGAACGCAGACTtcaaaattataaatatgaaaGATGCGGTATAGAGAGGGGTCGAGGACCCCTTTGAAATGCCCAGCTGCGTCTGCCTCATCAGACTCCATTAAAGGCGCTTATCCATCAGGGTGGCGTATACGACTTTGGACTTTAAATCCTGAGGCTACGGGTTGAAATCCCACTGTGGGACCCTGAATAGAAGAtcccttcacctgcctgggctcaaattgaaaaaacacaaaataatgtaaccaattgtatctcaaattttgtaagtcgctttggataaagcctaataataataataataataataataataataataataatccttcttcggccaacagtagcccaatttccgttggctaacagtactgctggcggttgttgttaacccggggctcgaccgatctggaATGGAAATTTGTgctgttgtccgcatattgatttggcaaaattttacaccggatgcccttcctaacgtaaccctccccatttatctgggcttgggaccggcacgaagaaacactctggcttgtgcatcccctgtggctgagttaataataataataataataataataataataataataataataataataataatagagagagaggttaggaacgcgtgctgatacagcgcattgccgcggcaaccacatgacaaactaataataataataataataataataataataatacctggCAGACTTAGAAGTTGAGCAACGAAGACCCGCAGAAAAGACAAAATGCATGTCCGCTAAAAAAGTAGCAGCGAAAGTCGGGCACGCGCAAATTCTCCTGCTAGTTATTAAGACCCCCGATGCGACCCTCAGTTGATCTGTATCAGATTCTATTGCCATCAGGGTGGCATAATGGTTACGGATTTGGACTTCCGACCCTGAGGTGGTGGGTTCAgatctgacactgtgtgaccctgagcaagtcacttcacctatcTGGGCTCCAATaggaaaaactgaagaaatggaaCATTTTagagatacaattggtttcaGGTCGTCTGGGAAAAAACCCAAATAGtaagttataataataatcataatcatatcGATGGACCGAAATAGCCCCACAGAAAAGACGACACGCACGTCCAGGATAAAAGAGGCAGCACAAGTCGGGCACGCGCAAGCTCTCCTGCGAGCTATGAAGCCCCTCCGTACGACCACCACGCGCTGTCAGTCGAGTGTCACACTTCAACATTATAAAcatgaaagatgtgaaaggcgctgtGTGAAGAGGGGGCGAGTGCACCTTTGAAATGCCTGCAGGTGCGCCTGCCTCCATTAAAGGCGCTCATCCTCACAATCCGCGTTACCGACACCGTGTGACCCTGACTGATCAAGTTACTTCAGCTGCTTGACCTCCATTTGGAAAAACAACACGAAATTATTGAGTCTCAAAAGTTACAAGACGCCTTCAGAGCGTCAGtcagatgatgataataataataatatttttcatattaatagtaataataatagcagcataCGTCATTGAATCCTCGCGTTTCAAGCGTAAAGGAGGACTTCTCAAAAGTTCTATGGAGTTTCAAGACGATCCTACCGTCCTCTCCCCTGCCACCCCGCCCTTTCTCATGTCTTGTCTTCTCCTTTTCCCTGCAGGAAAGCTCGAGGCTCAACGGCCTGCCCCGCTCCTTTCTGAAGCGATACTACGACGGCTCCTTCGATGGCTTCGTGGGCCTCATGGGAAGGAGAAACGCGGGTGAGTACAGGAAAGTTCAGCCCAGTTTGGGGACCATCGGAGGTCGAGCGGCTTACTCGTTGAGTGAAATGGGCCGCGCTGTTCCAGGCCGCTGACTTAAAACAACAACCACAGCTTTTATTTCTGTAACTGGCCGCCATGTAAAGATGTGCTTTGGCAGatgacaaagaaataaaaaagtaaaaggcGATTCAAGTCGAAGGAGGTCGGCTCGGCTAAAGAGACTCCCATACAATTCCCTGCCATGACTGTGATGGCCCACCTAGCGGCACCCTCCAAAGTGACGGTGCCAACGCGACCGTTCAGAGCAAAGCCACAGAGGGTCCGTCCACACCTTCTCGTTTAGATGCGCAACGGGCTCCATGAGCAGATGATGACAGGTTGGTGACATCCCAGTGGCCTCACAGCGCACGACCACAAAGGTCTCAGTTCGGGTTTTCTCGATCTGTCACTCACGTCCGCTTTACATTAATGACGTCTGTTTTGTCCAAAGAAGCGACTTCGTGTGTAATGAAAATCCCCCTAAAGTAACCAGTACAGCTCTGGGGGGTCTTCATTTCAGACAGGCAGATCGTCTTAAGCTGATAGAAGTTTTCCTTTAAACGTTTGTCGCTGTGTGTTTGTCAAGCAATGGACCCTCGGGGGACCTCCCAGCCCAGTAAAGTGCCCTTTGACACCCCAGCCTGATGTTGATCTGCTCGGATTCAGCACCACGGACAGCGCCGCCGAATGAAACGCACGGAGCGCCCGGGCGCCCATCGCGCCGCACATGCTGTATAGTAGGCTGGTCTTTAATACCCCGCTATGACGATTGAGACCACCGAGAGATGATTTTAAATCATAAAACACCGACAAACGATTTTAAAATCAGGAGTATTTACTCGATTGCGGGATGGCTGACCGGTGAATCCTAAATGAAGACGCCGCGCCACGGTCCTTTGAATAGCCTTTGGAAAACAATTGcttattgtttttaaagacaaaagagaaaagcGGAGCAAGTAGACGAGACAGGTTTATTATCAAAAGAGAATAAAGCCCCCATGCCACCCCACCAAACTATTCACTGGATGGAGAGCTGAAAGTATAAACCGCACGCGCTTCACGTCCCAATATAAGAGATGTTGTGGGTGAAGAAGACAAACGAAGACGAGTTGGGGTCCTCCATCACCGAGACCTTCAAGAGGACGTGGAGGTCACACTGCGCGGGCGCCCCCACCCGGGCTCAGCTCTAGGGGGTCATTTAGCTGACCCCACCACCTTCCCAGGCAGATATCATGTCGAGCCCCTAAAACACTCTCGGCTATACTAGTATGTGTTGCGTTTTTGGGCCCCCCCCCTAAAAAATGATGGCCCCTTACCATTTTGGTCAACGTGGAGCCGGAGGTGCACCCACTTTCTACTATGGCTGAGGTCCTCGGCTTTAATTTAGTAGTTTCAGTCCATAAGCCCCCTAAACAGGTCGATCGGCAGGTCCGAGTCCTATTGTCGCCACTAGGACCTTCTCGAAATCCGTAGTTTTCCCCACCAGACAAAGGAGATGATATAACGAGGAAGGGCTTGGAGATGAAGAACACAATGGAACTCAATGTTTTACTTCATACCAGGGTACTGATAGGGGGCTTAGTCCCGGCTCTCTGAACACCAAGGGAGGGCTCGTCTTTGAAGGTCCGTGTCTGGGGTGTTGCCCCCCACTTGGTGTTTTCATGCTGTCAGTAACCAAACAATTAACGGGAGCAGACTGAGCTAATAGGAGATCGGGGCTAATGGGGCACGTGCATTCATTTTTCTCAAAGATCAAGGGATTTAAGGCTGgaaactaataaataaacaaatacataaatccaTCTTCATTAAAAGATAAGCGTCTGTGTGTTCacccattccaacagatggagcatctcAAACACTtgtagtgataaaatgtattacatgtatcattccaacagatggtgtgtcacaaatattaacacttcttttatgaatccaatatcaaatggcacaaaacagaaatatatacattgcacttgtcattccaacaggtggcgcatctcaaatatttgtagtgataaaatgcatttcatttgtcattccaacagatggcacatcacaaacattaacacgtCTTTTATGAATCCAATATCAAATGGCACAAAACAGAgatatttgcattgcatttgtcattccaacaagtgGCGTATCTCAAACATTAGtgttgcttttatgaatctcatatcAAAACAGACATATGTATTGTACGGCACACTACAGACATTTAcgctgaggtctgtgttgatttgCTCAGATGAGTTGCACAgctagtacataaataaataagtaaataaataaataaatgtaacaaactaATTGTCTAGTTATTTGATAAGAAGTTTTGTAAGACGCTAGGTGACGTACAAGAAATCTCCCTCAATACCGTGGAAGTGCGTTAATCACGCGGTAATCCACTGATAACGAGACCATCGGAGTGCCTGAAACTTTAaatgtcataataataataaaaatagcaaatgaaTTGGGTGTCTCGCCCCGTATTTCAAATTTAAGAATAAACTCCATGGTCCTTTGGCAGTACACAGTGTGCCCCTTTGGCACTGCTAGAGAGATGAAGAGTTCGCTCAAATCACGATTATCGATCCAGTCTCCGAGTGCATGACAAGCAGTGGCCAGACATCCTCAGGTCAAGTTGGagccaattttctttttttttgggtgggagGGCTTGGATCAATGATGGAGCCCCTCTGTGTTCATAGCAGGTACAAATATCCCCCTTGCTTTCCGGAGCGCACTCCCTATGGATTGACCAGCTCAGGTTACATTCGCTATTCTGAATGGTTTTGGGGTGCGGGCGCCCCGTGACCCCCCAGTCAGTATTTACAGCTTGCCCATGTCGCCCATACCCAAATCTACCACTGCTCACTGGTCCTTGTGGCTCAACATGCGTGTGTGTGGGCTGTGAATGGAGACTGGGCGCTTGTAACGCGCTCCATGCTGCCCCCCTGTATTCGTTTGAGAGTCCCTGTCGTGACGTCGCTTTTATCCCAGTCGGCTTCATTCCCGTTCCTTTTGTGTTCCGTTGAGTGTCTGCGGTTGTCTCCGTCTTCCGAAGCTCAACTTCAAGACCGAGAGCCCCAAATGGACGCTGA
This genomic interval carries:
- the tac3b gene encoding tachykinin-3b, encoding MGVGVCFGRPRPRLRLLLEERSTQLSVKAAALQIGPRVRGNGEKKGAEQRTSHATLRCQPLLLEGRIPGAERIPALTVVPKTSAMRGCTVLAVLSFLMLVRSCHSNCEEVQETPNNDMQESSRLNGLPRSFLKRYYDGSFDGFVGLMGRRNAGLDEPSLPQQKRDMHDFFVGLMGRRNLDTAEDPTQLKEEAAAYPDLMEILFPRKCKGRFRRSV